tttaaattttttgacagAAGAATTTTGTAGtgaatcatttttaaaaaagagttaCTAACTATCGCGCAAAGTGTAACCAAATTTATTAGTGTACAAATTAAATATCCAAGTTcgtgttaatattttttaaccaAGGGAACCATTTCTCTGCTTTGAGTATGTAATAATTAAATACCCAACTTCatgtttgttaatattttttaaccaTTAAGAACCATTTAGCATAAGgctataaatgaaaataaattaaaattttggcataatctttttttccttcttttgaaAATGTCTTATCCTAAGTTTAGGGATGTCAAATGAGCATgttagattaaaattaaaaacaagaaaatagatTGAAATAAAAACTATGTTGGGTTATGACCCACCAAATTTTTTTGGGCTCCATGGACTAAAAATGAATTGTCATAAAATGGCaacaaaaatggaaaatttttaaaatatcaatattttatcatttaataggATCTCTTAACcgcattttcaatatttattaaaagtgTCAAGGAGAAACATGCAGTGTTTCAATGAAAAAACTGTTGAACTATTATTGGATACCATTAGAGTATATAGATACTATCATAGTATATAAATACTACTAGAGTGTATATATACTATAATGATATTAAGGATGCAGAAGCAATGGTTCATTGTATAGAACAAGGAGACAGTCAGGTAAATAACTTGGACCGTGGGTTCATTCGGTATAAATATATTCAGAATAAATATATTGGGTTTAGTCCAATTTGAATAAATTGTTAGAACTTGAAACCAAGGTTGTAATATCTCTTTTTTAGTCCAATTTGAATAAATTGTCAAAACTTGAAACCAAGGTTGTAATATCTCTTTCACATTTATACACAAAATTTAGCATTTAAGATTCGACAATATTTCCCAGGTGCAGAAAATGTACAACTACTTTTGTTCTTCTGCCACAAGTGGAAGTATTTCAGTTGCACAAAAAACTTGTTGCGATCACTCATCAGCAGAAAGGTACCAATTTACATGCAGCAATAGATTCCAGAATCCAAGTATGCTGAACGGTCTGACAACCGATTTGCTCGGCTAGATCCTCAGCTTCTGCTAATCTTTGCTGCAAAATTCTGATTTTTTCTTCAAAGCAACCCCGCGATAGATCACAGTTATATACGACTAGAGAAGATGGCTGAGTTCCCTGTGCAGCATGATTCTGTTTCATCAACTGCTCCTCACTCTGAATGACAGTGCCTCCGGCCTTCTCGACTAGATCTAACAGGTCACTTTTGTAATCTGGCATAAAATctccaataaaataaaactcGAAACCATCAAAAAGCTTTGGCCCCTGTAACATAAAGGGATAATTGGTTACTCGATACTAAAGCTTTTAATATGTGCCACCTCAGTTGAGaaccagaaaaaaaaatctttagcCATCAAGCTTAATCACAAGGAATATAATAAACTAGTTTCTCTAGCGCTGCAATAACCAGATACTTACATTAGTTGAGGCCATCAACCTTCCAGCTTTGGGGCCCCCAGAACGGCCATAATTGTCTAGACTTATTTCATAAAGTTCTTCATTTACTGGACCATTTGCTGCAACACAAGCTTTTACCCCTGCAAATAAACAAGTTCCATGGTAGGAGAATggaattaaaacaaattaatcatCCGTCTTTTCATTAGACAACTAATTAACTATTGACCCAGGCCAAGCAAACTATTTCCAAAAAAATGTCCACGCATTCAAAGTGGCTATGGAGAAGTCACACATGTACCCAGGTATTTCCTTCCCTTCCCTCAACAACAAAACAACTTATTCTTATATCCCCAACACATTCTACTTTATTCCATTTCTTGATTCAATAGCGATTGAACGTTAACCCTCATTCCATGGAGAACCAAATGAAAAACCTCCCACAAACAATTTTATACAACAGGAAACAGTGCTTACAATCCATAGTTAGGATCCATTTTCCACTCAAAATCGCCATGAGAACTTTCATTGTTCTGGTGCATGCACCCTTTACATCAGTTGTTGCAACAACATGTGTGACATTTGGTTTCCAGAACTTGCACACAGTTGCACCACACATATCAGCAAATTTCACCAACATATACTGCAAAATGTCAAAAAACCAATACGATGGATTCATAATGTCTGAAATGCACCATTTTTGGCTAACAATTCCAAACAAAAAGAAGTTACAATTTGTTTTACTTCAAAGGCTTTCTCAAAATAAAAGGGCATTAAAGTAGGCTAAAGTAACAAATACCATACAAGTAAAAGCAAATAAATGTGAAGATACTAAAATAAGTGGATCTTTCATATATTGCTATTCCCAGGACATGCATCAATGATCAACCAGGACTAAGACATCAACTAACGTTGACAAACGTAGAGTTAAACCATCTATGCATGACCATCAAAAGTTGACTCCTCTAGTATACCAGAGAGCTGAAATAATCAAAGAAACAAAGGGTTTTTGACTGGAAACATGCCAATGGCAGTTCTCCATGTGACTTGTAACTGCATACATGATTGTAAGACTGGTCAAACACTCTTAAATAGATACAAGGGACATATGATAGAACTAGCAGAGGATATAGTCACTGCAGAAAAGATAAACCAACCTTATCTTCTGAGGATAGAGCAGACCCACAAAGAACCCATTCTTTTGGTCCATCTGATGATCTTGCCCAAAAAGTCAATTGCTCGGTGGTTCTGAATGCACAATGGTCAAAAAGGAAGAGTTATGGACTTGCTTATAGATGAGGACAATTACCCTCATATTCTAATGACTATACATATCACAATTGCCCTTTGatttacatgaaaaaaaatgatgtgtTATAGTATACAAGCAAGTTTTGTTATGTATttcatgaattaatataaaGCTCTTCAGCTAATAAACCCCGATATTATGTGGCTTCCTTCATGTAACGGAGCTTGATATCCAATATGTTCCAATAGATATGCTAGCTAACTTCTTGACAAGGATATTACTTCATTCAAAGTCtagaagaaagagaaaacaaaaacattttCCCAATTTTACACTAATGGATAAATCATAATGGACTACTCAATTTAAGTATTTAACTAGACTTCTAAAACCTAAACAGATACACGTCTCTTCTAGTGTGCATATGTATATGAAGATAGTCCTATTAGACATACTAATACCTTAACAAGCCTCTTCTCCACATGACAATCAAATGAGATACACTTGCTTATCAAGAGCATAGTGAAACCTAATTATACCATCAACTCGAGCAGTTCCTCTTACAGCTTCACTTAACAAATAGCAACATTGTGGATTCACTACATTTTTATGACAAGAGATACCAAAACCTTGTCATTCAATCAGGGTGGATGCAGGGTGAAGCTAGTATAGTGTTAACCAGtctctccttttttttattcCTTCAAAGACCAAATCTAAGTACTGTCGAGCAATTGCTTGAAAAAGCCTTCTATAAGGCGGGCTGCAGTGGGTTCCATAGTTCTCTATCTGAAGAGGTTGAGACAGTTAGTCATCTATTCCTAAAATGCAAGAATACTACACAACTGTGGAGGATTTTTGTTAGACTTGGGAGCATTAGCTGGGTCATGCCTAACAAATAACTCACTTGTTATATGGTTGGGAGGAAGCAGGAGTACGAGCAGCAGACAGGAGTACGAGCAGCAGACAGAGACAGATGGAGAATTGTCCCAACTTGTATTAGGTGGACAATATGGAAGGAAAGGAGTTCAAGATGTTCTGAAAGCAAAAACTGTGACCTACAGATGATCAAACTAAACTGTTTGACTTTTTTGATTCTGGTGCAAACAAATATACTTGAGGATACCGACTCAATTATAGACGGATCTTGTCAGGATTTTGAGTTAGTTTTTctgtcttttgatatatatgCACATATGGTTTCAGTGTAACCCATGTACTGACTTGTCAATATACACAAATGTTACCttctcaaaagaaaagaaaaaataggtgGTCCAAGTAGATTTTCAAGGATAATGGCTTCCCAAATGGATAGAGTGTTCCCCTCTAATCAAAAGCCTTTTAGCAGAAAGAGAGTCTTCAGTAACACTGTCCAAACGAAGGGCTTCCTCTACCTTGAGTTCTGTTTGGAATTAGGCCTCCAGAATATCTTGTCTGAGGGAACTGACCTAAGCATAGCTCTCACTCTCAAATACAAATGTCAAGAAAGGAGTTCCCTTGATAAGTGGaaaaatgctaaaaaaaaatttgtttctcTTTGAAGGCTTTTGTCCTAATTATAGTATCAGTTCTCCCGCCAATActtgttttttaaattaacCAAGAGCACATGCACTTCGTTGGCACTAAAAAAAGGTTATTCAATCCACTAGTGCAACTTAAGGTGCGCGGCCTCTTTTGACCAACTCTCAACTTCACATGCACCTACTCTTACTGGAAATCTCGTCTCTCGCAGGTCCAGTTCTGGTCTCTAACTAACTTACTTAATAGGCCAGGCAGAAGAGAGACATTCAAAAAACCTAATTTCCTGTATAAAGAGTCTGACTCAAAAGATACAAGTAGACTGAACTAAAAGAGATCTCACTTTTGACGATTGAAAAGTGGTGATGCTCTTTGATTGCGTTCGCTTGTTTGATCATTTATCTTCTAGTTGTCCCCTAAGTCCCTTTCCCCTATTGAATCTGAGTTTTGGATAGAGTCGATTACCTATCTTTCATTGTTTGAATGAGACTGTATGATGTCCTTTCATCGCAAATAGAATGCAACAAGAGAGAAAGCTTAGGAAATCTAGTATAAAAAGGAGACTATGGAGTATGGCCCCTATCCTTTCATTTTACGTTAGTTGCCATGCTCATTAGCCCTTAGGGCTAGACCTCAGCTCAGATAATCCTCGAATGCTACCGATCCTTTCACCAAACTCTTCAAAGAGGACACTGGCTTTCTATCTTTGAAGGGTTTACCAACAAACCAGAGGGTTAAGGCTCTCACCTTCTtttcaaatcaaagaaagaagAGTCTTTTTATTCGAGCCTTTACCCACTTTCCTTTGTGAGGAAAGTTTGTGCAAATGAATCAATAGTCAAAGTATAAGAAAGATGGCATAGAGCATAGAATGAGATTGATGTTTTGAATGCCCTGCTTACTAGGGTTGTAATAGAAGGATTTCTGGCAATTTCTGAAGAGGGAATCAGACTAGTGTGTCACTGTTTTAGAAGAGGAAGCATAGCTGGCCCGTTGAACCATGTTTGTCAACGGTAAAAGAAAACCCTAAAGTGAGGGACCTAGAGATAATATTTCTCAACTGTCGATGGACATGACAATCATGCCTTCTTGAAAAAGCCTTTTTCATTCCTTCTccaaataaatgaaaagaaactctGGTGACATGGAAAGTGTGCTCGACACTCTCTTTCCTATTCCACTAAGCTAAGTGGTCTTTGTCTTTCTTGTTGGATGACTATTATGAAAAAAGATGACAACTACTCCATTCTTTGGTCAATTCATGTTGATGCTAGAAAAGTTATTCATGTCGCCCACCCTAAGGACACAACGAAGATTAACCACTATTTTGCTCAAACCATTGCTACCTAAGTTATATAGTTGACTGCGAGAAGGACGGTTCAAGCTATGGTTGCCCCATGGGATGCTCCCTTGAAACCATTGTCCAGTCAATGCGAGAAAGAGAGGTGATGTAAACATAAGAATGGAAGGTTTGCCAGTAAGCTGTCGGCCAAATATGGTTGCTCTTCTAGCTTTACCTATACGGCAAGGGAAAGATCAATAGAGAGGTGAGAAATTCACCACACAAACTATCTGATCAAGTTCTCTTTTTTTTCGATCACAGGCAACTGTTAAAGCCGTGCTTGATCATCACCTACATGCTCCGTTACAGCTTCGTTCATGTGTCAATCAATTGACACTGAAGCAAATAAGGAAGAGTTTTGATCACCGTGTGGGTGGTCTCAATCAGGGTTTCCATTCAGAAAAAGTTTCTCCTTTTTACAAGATATGTTGGACTCGAGTCTAGCGTCAGTCTGAAACAACATCTCTACCTCCACGATGTACTGGTAAGATTTGCGTACACTCTACCATCCCTAAACCCACTTGTGAGATTccattgggtatgttgttgttgaaacAATATTGAAgatgacaaaaaaaaaggtacaaaattatattaaaagttaGAAAGAAAAATTATCTATGTTTACCAAAGATGTTTTAGAACGCTGAAATTAAACTCCTAAAATCTTCAtattaataaagagaaaatagtCATGCATACCCCGTCCCACAACCTATTAGCTAATGACCAACTACACATATACTTCATagggtcctattaccccctggcCAActtaaaatgtaataaataaatcCTTGAGTGTTAAGTTGGCACAGAGAATGCATTTCACTCTCTCAAAGAGAATGAGttgccttttttctttttcttttagaatttttctccttctctttttccttttctttctctttctcgttatTTACCTAAACAACTATATCTCCTCCACCATTATCATTGTTGAAGCTTCATACATGAATGTCTGGTATATAAAATTACcagcaattgatgcatttatgAACATAATTCTTCAATAGACTTGTTTAGAACACATCTAATAAATCAAATCCATTTTTAAAAGGCATACCCTTTAATTTTCCTCTTTCTAAGCCATTGACTCAAGAGTAACAACAACAAAGAGAAGAAGCAAATGGGGTGGTTGTTTTTGAACTTATTAGAAGGAACTGAAATGGAAACAACTGCTACATGCAGAAGGTACTAGGTAGCCATAACTCACCATCATCCATATTTTTTGAAGAACCCACTAAGAATCAAAACCAATCTCATATTATAAATGTTCATGAATATTTTGGAGAGATAAGAATGACGGgtttttaaattgatgttacAAGTTGATTTTGCCTCTATTTGGAACTTGACAGGTGATGGCTCAGAGAAGACGGCAACAATTTTGTATGGATAAAGTAGTGCATTAGATTTGATTCTGATTTGTTAGACAAAGAATTTTTTTAGGTAAAACAAATGGTGTTTTATAGTAATTAGGGCTGaaatgatgattttgaagaagaaaggaagatgaaggagaaaaaagaaaaagatcagCTGATGAAATACACGTGTCAAGCGTGTGTATTTCACCATAAAACACATGACTGATTATGACATTTTAGGGTGGAATCAATTTCACTTTGAAATGGTTCAAAAGGTACCCATGAATCATAGGTGTGTAGTTGGTATTGGCTAATAGGTTGGGAGGCAATTGACTATTTTCTCTATTAATAATAAAGTTTTTACAACAACCTCCAAGGTAATGTATTGCAAACAAATGCCGAACCTCTTGTTAACTAGAATTAATTcttctttttataaataataatgttattttgAAGTCAAAGTAGTAGAGTACATTATTTATATCTAGAAAACCAGTATAAAATATTGATGGTACTAGGAAGTTACACCAGTTTCAAAATTAACAAAACTTAAACCAAGGAGTTTAAGGCAGGTGGGTAGATTGAAGTAGTAGCACAcagattttaaaattcatatgaTGATGTTTTTATCATTCTCAACAACTACCAATAATTTAAGAGCCGATAGAAAACAAAATAGCAAGTGCCTTAATTACTCTTCTTACAGGGGAGAAGCCTTTGGATGCATTTCCCTCCTGATATGTTCTATAGACTTTGACTCCTCACTTGGAAATTTAACAGATATATGAACTGGGCACAGCATCACAAAGTTCTCCTGTAattaaatatgtgaacttttaAGGGAAAATAAGAAGATGAAAACTTTACAATGCTCAATTTGATAAATATGTTAACTACTAGTTGTATTTACTTACCATATCCCATTGGCAATCCTGGATTTCAAATGCACAGGGCACATGATAACTCCTCCTGCAAGACGTCATGTAGCAGCCAAGTGCTGCGCCCTTCATGCCACAACTACTACACTTGAGTTTTGTAGCTCTTGCCAACTCGGTGtccaaattttttataatttctccTTCATAATATACTTGAGGTGTCCTGTAACCAATGAAATTAAGTTCCGAAAAGGTATCCAATCAAACCTAACTTACCTAAGTTTATTGACTAGCAAATAATTGTGGCGTTCACAAATAAAGCAGCACACCAAAGGATCAACGCAAATATGAAGTAATATAAGAATGAGATTATGCTTTAGCAGTGGAGATACAAGTCATGTAGTGAAACAGCCTATACGTGTTGCCTGATTAGCTCTATATGAGTTAAGCCGTATCTGGATTATTCAAATATGACTAAATTCACTAAAAACACAGTTTCATAAGCAAAACAGATTACGATGTTCGATTGTTACAACCAAAGGTTACTAAAGACATTTGGATTGTGTTCTTGGTGCATCTGCAGGGAGGAAACTCATGCTCATATGTTCTTTGATAGCTCTATTCCCAGCATATCTGGAAGACTCTACTACATTGTATGGGACTTAATAGGCAGATCGGATCATGGGAGGCTGAGGTAGGGTGGCTGTCAGTCAAGGTGAACAATAGAAGATCTATGAATGCTATCATGGGGTTTCTATTTGTAGCCACTGCTATCATCTCTGGTTAGATCGAAAAAGTTGAGATTCAGTCAGAAAGCACATGAAAGCAAAGCTATCATTAGAGTCATAGTTATACAGTTACATATAGTGGGTAAATGGACAAGCTGTTTAGATAGGCTTAGTTGTTTTCCTTGTTTGTAGACTTGGTTCTGTTTTGTTTAGCTGACCAACTAACCATAGTTTCCTCTTGGTTATTTTTGAGGATCTAACTCTAGTGTCCAATGAGCTAGTATGTGAATATTGACACTtctattaaataaaaagaattcgTTAGACCAACAAAAGAAGGTTCCTTTTTTTCTCCAACTGCAATTGTCCATAACATCTATCCACAGCTAAATAATTTAAGCATAAAGATGAAGAGACATAATGCATTTAAAGTCCACTTGTTCCATCTCATCCTGTTATCCAACACCTACATAAAGAAATAAAGTGATTGCACAGGATTGAGCTGTCACTTAACTGCTACTTAAAGCTTCCCTTTATCAGTTGCGCAATAATCAaacattattatgttttttgaaaTGGCAAgtaattataaaacaaaaatatgtcTGGAATATCTAgcaaagtgatttttttttaatgaagaatATCAAGCAAAGTGATATAAACCACCTACCATTCAATGCACTTACTGTGCACACATATGACTTTGGAAAGAGAAGTAACATTACCCACAACTTCCCTTCCATTTGCAAAGTACAAAAAAGGTCCAGTTATCTGCAAGTATTtgacaaaaatgaaaaagttagTATCAAGAATGGGCTACATATAGCAGAATATGTGCAGATAAACAAAGGAGTGGACCACAAAATAATTAGATAACTTTCCAAATGATAGCAGTGGAGTGAGTATTAAGAAAAGTATAAAGCAAGACAGCTGATAGCTTGAAGTTTCTCCTGTACTGATAAACTCACCTCTGTGGTCTTAGCAGAATAACAGAAAGCACAAAGACTTGCTTTCGGAGGATGTTGATCTATAACTGCTTTTGGCTGAACAACATTAGGAGATTCACATATTTTATACTCCAAATTGCAGTTGGAATCAGCAACAATTTCAGAACTAGGGCATCTTTGGAGAATATGATCATGACTTTCTAAGCTCATTTCGGACAAACCAGAGTTTAGTTTCTTTTGCTGCTTAATATCCATTTCATGAAATGTCTTAAACCCCCAACCATTTGTCAGTATCCTGTACTGACTATATTCTGGAAAAAGAGGATCAAATTTGTGTAAAgcgtcaaaaaaaaaaaagaagaaaatcatataGGAGAGAATACTAACAAAAACTTTTGCATGTTCCATTTTTCAATCTAACA
This portion of the Solanum pennellii chromosome 12, SPENNV200 genome encodes:
- the LOC107005400 gene encoding BRCA1-associated RING domain protein 1-like, producing MDIKQQKKLNSGLSEMSLESHDHILQRCPSSEIVADSNCNLEYKICESPNVVQPKAVIDQHPPKASLCAFCYSAKTTEITGPFLYFANGREVVGNVTSLSKVICVHSKCIEWTPQVYYEGEIIKNLDTELARATKLKCSSCGMKGAALGCYMTSCRRSYHVPCAFEIQDCQWDMENFVMLCPVHISVKFPSEESKSIEHIRREMHPKASPLTTEQLTFWARSSDGPKEWVLCGSALSSEDKYMLVKFADMCGATVCKFWKPNVTHVVATTDVKGACTRTMKVLMAILSGKWILTMDWVKACVAANGPVNEELYEISLDNYGRSGGPKAGRLMASTNGPKLFDGFEFYFIGDFMPDYKSDLLDLVEKAGGTVIQSEEQLMKQNHAAQGTQPSSLVVYNCDLSRGCFEEKIRILQQRLAEAEDLAEQIGCQTVQHTWILESIAACKLVPFC